The following are encoded in a window of Sphingobium sp. AP49 genomic DNA:
- a CDS encoding arylsulfatase has product MPNGKPNILVIWGDDIGMWNVGAYTHGMMGDTPNIDRIAKEGAIFTDHYGQPSCTAGRAAFVMGQLPVRTGMTTIGIPGSARGIQKEDPTIAEVLKSAGYKTGQFGKNHLGDRNDFLPTVHGFDEWFGNLYHLNAEEEPEELDYPGQKDPEYTKKYGPRGVLHAWATDTHDDTDDGIFGVRGKQKIENTGPLTRKRMETFDGEVLDKTLDWLERNKEGPFFCWFNTTAIHIFSHPPQKYKQMAVDEGRAEEDVVRAKMIEHDEQIGKLLQWLDDNGLAEDTIVIYSTDNGNEMMLWPDGGYAPFRGEKGTTWEGGVRVPMLARWPAQIPAGSWINGMQNHEDVYVTLAAAAGLTDIKEKLLDGTKLGDSELTYKVHLDGFNQLDMWTGKSKASARRAYFYYDETELTAIRVGNWKMHIGVKKEGSWFNPRSYPSVPYIFNLRMDPMEKMDPESHEWGYIGRKFLASKLWAPTAGTPYVAEHLKSLQAYPPRQAADTLSLHKALEAAMAKLEQANASSN; this is encoded by the coding sequence ATGCCCAATGGAAAGCCCAATATTCTCGTCATCTGGGGTGACGATATCGGCATGTGGAATGTGGGTGCCTATACCCATGGCATGATGGGCGACACGCCCAATATCGACCGTATCGCCAAGGAAGGCGCGATCTTCACCGATCATTATGGCCAGCCCAGCTGCACCGCCGGCCGCGCCGCCTTCGTCATGGGCCAGCTGCCGGTGCGCACCGGCATGACCACCATCGGCATACCGGGGTCGGCGCGCGGCATCCAGAAGGAGGATCCCACGATTGCCGAGGTACTGAAATCGGCGGGCTACAAGACCGGCCAGTTCGGCAAGAACCATCTGGGCGACCGCAATGATTTCCTGCCGACCGTCCATGGCTTCGACGAATGGTTCGGCAACCTCTATCACCTCAACGCCGAGGAAGAGCCGGAAGAGTTGGACTATCCGGGCCAGAAGGATCCCGAATATACCAAGAAATACGGCCCGCGTGGCGTTCTGCATGCCTGGGCCACCGATACGCATGACGATACCGATGACGGCATCTTCGGCGTGCGCGGCAAGCAGAAGATCGAGAATACCGGGCCGCTGACCCGCAAGCGCATGGAAACCTTCGACGGCGAAGTGCTGGACAAGACGCTCGACTGGCTGGAACGCAACAAGGAAGGCCCCTTCTTCTGCTGGTTCAACACCACGGCGATCCATATCTTCTCGCACCCGCCCCAGAAGTACAAGCAGATGGCCGTCGATGAAGGCCGGGCCGAGGAAGACGTCGTTCGCGCCAAGATGATTGAGCATGACGAGCAGATCGGCAAGCTGCTGCAATGGCTGGACGACAATGGCCTGGCCGAGGACACGATCGTGATCTACTCGACCGACAACGGCAATGAGATGATGCTGTGGCCCGATGGCGGCTATGCCCCGTTCCGTGGCGAAAAGGGCACCACCTGGGAAGGCGGCGTGCGCGTGCCGATGCTGGCGCGCTGGCCCGCCCAGATCCCGGCCGGCAGCTGGATCAACGGCATGCAGAATCACGAGGATGTCTATGTCACTCTGGCGGCCGCCGCCGGTCTGACCGACATCAAGGAGAAGCTGCTGGACGGCACCAAGCTGGGCGACAGCGAATTGACCTACAAGGTCCATCTCGACGGCTTCAACCAGCTCGACATGTGGACCGGCAAGAGCAAGGCTTCCGCCCGCAGAGCCTATTTCTATTATGACGAAACCGAACTGACGGCCATTCGCGTGGGCAATTGGAAGATGCATATCGGGGTCAAGAAGGAGGGCAGCTGGTTCAATCCCAGAAGCTATCCTTCGGTCCCCTATATCTTCAACCTGCGCATGGACCCGATGGAGAAGATGGACCCGGAAAGCCACGAATGGGGCTATATCGGCCGGAAATTCCTTGCTTCCAAACTGTGGGCGCCGACGGCCGGCACACCCTATGTGGCCGAGCATCTCAAGAGCCTGCAGGCCTATCCGCCGCGTCAAGCTGCTGACACGCTGAGCCTGCACAAGGCGCTGGAAGCCGCGATGGCCAAGCTGGAACAGGCGAACGCCAGCAGCAATTAA
- a CDS encoding 2'-5' RNA ligase family protein — protein MADPIIVTALLAAADFAWADGQRRAHFPPDRNRVPAHVTLFHHLPPSLLPELKIRLKQLCTGPAPRARLADILLLGQGVAYRIDSPDLVGLRADLADTFAGLLTPQDQAGFRPHLTIQNKVASNVARALADQLRADFRPRPLAIAGLAAWHYRGGPWEEAMAARFRG, from the coding sequence ATGGCTGATCCGATCATCGTCACTGCGCTGCTGGCCGCTGCCGATTTCGCCTGGGCGGACGGACAGCGCCGCGCCCATTTTCCGCCCGACCGCAATCGGGTGCCGGCCCATGTCACCCTGTTCCATCATCTGCCGCCCTCGCTGCTGCCCGAACTCAAGATACGGCTGAAGCAATTATGCACCGGACCGGCGCCCCGCGCGCGGCTCGCCGATATATTGCTGCTGGGGCAGGGGGTGGCCTATCGCATCGACAGCCCGGATCTGGTGGGGTTGCGCGCAGACCTCGCCGACACCTTCGCCGGCCTGCTGACGCCGCAGGACCAGGCCGGCTTCCGTCCGCACCTCACCATCCAGAACAAGGTCGCGTCGAACGTGGCGCGCGCGCTTGCCGACCAGTTGCGCGCCGATTTCCGTCCCCGCCCGCTGGCGATCGCGGGCCTTGCCGCCTGGCATTATCGCGGCGGCCCGTGGGAAGAGGCGATGGCGGCGCGCTTCCGGGGATAG